A genomic region of Dreissena polymorpha isolate Duluth1 chromosome 4, UMN_Dpol_1.0, whole genome shotgun sequence contains the following coding sequences:
- the LOC127876297 gene encoding translocator protein-like — MANYLKPVAAVLVPNIGGLLMGYITRSETRRTTGQLTWYQALKKPSFQPPSWLVGPVWTALYSTMGYASYMIFRDGGGFGGKAALPLAVYGANLALNFAWAPLFFKGQNLGLAFAEIVALWGSVVATIVTFRNVNVNAANLLLPYLGWVSFATLINFNLWRMNKDRTD; from the exons ATGGCAAACTATTTAAAGCCAGTTGCTGCAGTTTTGGTGCCAAATATTGGTGGATTATTAATGGGGTATATCACCAGGAGTGAAACCAGGCGTACAACCGGTCAGCTAACTTGGTATCAG GCATTGAAAAAGCCTTCTTTCCAGCCACCCTCATGGTTAGTTGGCCCCGTGTGGACGGCCCTCTACTCCACAATGGGCTATGCCTCCTACATGATCTTCAGGGACGGTGGCGGGTTTGGGGGTAAGGCAGCCCTGCCCCTTGCAGTGTACGGTGCTAACCTGGCCCTGAACTTTGCCTGGGCGCCATTGTTCTTCAAGGGGCAAAACCTGGGATTG GCTTTTGCTGAGATCGTAGCACTATGGGGATCAGTTGTTGCCACAATTGTCACGTTTCGTAACGTAAACGTCAACGCCGCCAACTTGCTTCTGCCTTACCTGGGTTGGGTTAGCTTTGCAACTCTTATCAACTTCAATTTGTGGAGAATGAACAAGGACCGAACGGACTAG